A window of Fictibacillus halophilus contains these coding sequences:
- a CDS encoding cysteine-rich CWC family protein, with protein sequence MSECPLCKGNNACSISDEKNPETCWCMKVQIPSQLLKAAASDRETCICQKCVNDWNKKGC encoded by the coding sequence ATGTCTGAGTGCCCGTTATGTAAAGGTAATAACGCCTGTTCGATTTCAGATGAAAAGAACCCGGAAACATGTTGGTGTATGAAAGTTCAGATTCCATCTCAACTTCTAAAAGCTGCTGCTTCAGATCGCGAAACATGTATTTGCCAAAAATGTGTGAATGATTGGAACAAAAAAGGGTGCTGA
- a CDS encoding NAD(P)H-dependent flavin oxidoreductase — MICSMLNIKYPIIQAGMAGGPTTPELVAEVSEAGALGTLGAGYMTPQQIETALRDIQQLTQSSIAVNLFLPQTYDIHKDAILGMQQYLNTYRVKLGITEVNNIPDMENLFEEQLATVIEAGVKIVSFTFEAPTKRLIEELHASEIIVIATATSVEEAIQLEANGVDLIVAQGAEAGGHRGTFLNVENESMIGTMALVPQMVDAVSCPVVAAGGIMDGRGMAAALALGAKAVQLGTAFLTVKESGAPNIHKQTILSSRDTDTKITKVFSGKSARGFKNTMMIDLENRISGNPPPYPLQHILTSDIRKEAAKQGNKELMSMWAGQASGLAKVGSAGDLVENLVGQCEDALQRISWI, encoded by the coding sequence ATGATCTGTAGCATGCTCAATATAAAATACCCAATCATACAAGCTGGCATGGCAGGCGGACCGACAACACCTGAATTAGTAGCAGAAGTAAGTGAGGCAGGAGCACTAGGAACATTAGGTGCAGGATATATGACTCCTCAACAAATTGAAACTGCTTTACGAGATATTCAGCAACTCACACAATCTTCAATTGCTGTGAATCTGTTTCTTCCACAGACCTATGACATTCATAAAGATGCCATTCTAGGTATGCAGCAATATTTGAATACATACCGTGTAAAACTTGGAATTACTGAGGTTAATAACATTCCAGACATGGAGAATTTATTTGAGGAACAACTTGCTACCGTGATAGAAGCAGGTGTGAAAATAGTTAGTTTTACATTTGAGGCACCAACTAAGAGATTAATAGAAGAATTACACGCTTCAGAAATCATAGTTATTGCAACAGCAACTTCTGTTGAAGAAGCAATTCAGCTAGAAGCAAATGGTGTGGATCTCATCGTTGCACAAGGTGCTGAGGCAGGAGGACATAGAGGAACGTTTCTGAATGTTGAAAATGAATCTATGATTGGCACAATGGCCCTCGTACCACAAATGGTAGATGCCGTCTCCTGTCCAGTTGTAGCAGCAGGAGGCATCATGGATGGCAGGGGAATGGCAGCAGCACTGGCTTTAGGCGCTAAAGCCGTTCAGTTAGGAACAGCATTTTTAACGGTAAAAGAGAGCGGAGCGCCTAACATTCACAAACAAACCATATTATCTAGTCGTGATACAGACACGAAAATCACAAAAGTTTTCTCAGGAAAAAGTGCGAGAGGGTTTAAGAATACGATGATGATAGATTTGGAGAATCGTATAAGTGGTAATCCGCCGCCGTATCCACTGCAGCATATATTAACGTCTGACATTCGAAAAGAAGCGGCAAAACAAGGGAATAAAGAGTTGATGTCCATGTGGGCAGGTCAAGCATCAGGTTTAGCAAAAGTGGGATCTGCTGGCGATTTGGTGGAGAATTTGGTTGGCCAATGTGAAGACGCACTCCAAAGAATTTCATGGATATAA
- a CDS encoding endonuclease: protein MKRHENKKFLSLFSVVIALVVSTLAFIPALQAAGDGSWTSPYSVSQSISNQNNSAKTVQGYVVGQPTATTTVVTSNYPNDYALALADSPTETNTANMVYVQIPTSYRSQFGLKTNPTLKGQSIKVTGSLAAYFSHAGLKDPTAMEKASGTTPTDPPTDPTDPPTFDESYYDPAQGKTGAALKTALHNIIDDHTELSYDAVWNALKVTDQDPNNSNNVILLYTGRSQSKTSNGSGVDNWNREHVWAKSHGDFGTAMGPGTDIHHLRPTDVSVNSSRGNLDFDNGGTQHSEALGNYYDSDSWEPRDAVKGDVARMLFYMAVRYEGDSGEPQLELNNNVNNGTAPYHGKMSVLLQWHLEDPVDNWERNRNNIIYEDYQHNRNPFIDHPEWAEEIW from the coding sequence ATGAAAAGGCATGAAAACAAAAAGTTCCTTTCACTTTTCTCAGTTGTAATTGCTTTAGTGGTTAGCACGCTAGCATTTATACCAGCTCTTCAAGCAGCTGGCGATGGATCGTGGACTAGTCCTTATTCAGTTTCTCAAAGTATTTCGAATCAGAACAATTCTGCAAAAACTGTTCAAGGGTATGTGGTGGGACAACCAACTGCCACAACCACCGTAGTAACAAGCAATTATCCAAATGATTATGCACTTGCTTTAGCAGACAGTCCTACTGAAACAAACACAGCTAACATGGTGTATGTTCAGATTCCAACTTCTTACCGGTCACAGTTTGGCCTAAAAACAAACCCTACTTTAAAAGGTCAATCCATAAAAGTTACGGGAAGTCTGGCGGCTTACTTCTCACATGCAGGCTTAAAAGATCCAACAGCTATGGAAAAAGCATCTGGTACAACACCAACAGATCCGCCGACAGATCCTACTGACCCACCAACATTTGATGAATCGTATTATGATCCTGCTCAAGGAAAAACGGGAGCAGCATTAAAAACAGCTCTTCACAATATTATTGATGATCATACTGAGCTCTCTTACGATGCCGTGTGGAACGCACTTAAAGTAACCGATCAAGATCCAAACAACAGCAACAATGTTATCCTTTTATACACTGGCCGTTCACAGAGCAAAACAAGTAACGGTTCTGGAGTAGATAATTGGAACCGTGAGCACGTTTGGGCAAAATCACATGGTGATTTCGGAACCGCGATGGGTCCAGGTACGGATATCCATCACTTGCGCCCAACGGATGTCAGCGTAAATAGCTCTCGTGGAAACCTTGATTTTGATAACGGTGGCACACAGCATTCCGAAGCACTTGGCAACTATTATGACAGCGACTCATGGGAACCACGCGATGCCGTAAAAGGCGATGTTGCCCGCATGCTGTTTTACATGGCTGTTCGTTATGAAGGTGACAGCGGTGAACCACAACTAGAATTGAACAACAACGTCAATAATGGAACGGCTCCTTATCACGGTAAAATGTCTGTGTTGCTTCAGTGGCACTTAGAGGATCCGGTTGATAACTGGGAACGCAACCGCAACAACATCATTTATGAAGACTATCAGCACAATCGTAATCCATTCATCGATCACCCAGAATGGGCTGAGGAAATCTGGTAG
- a CDS encoding phage holin family protein produces the protein MDFMTDFAPYVGLAVILYAIRHTDRFSNKYIPIVAVVLGVLYAFWEAGGATPEATLIGLKYALLGIGTVAGIKYSLEQNLKK, from the coding sequence ATGGATTTTATGACCGATTTTGCACCGTACGTTGGTTTAGCTGTGATTTTATATGCCATTCGTCATACAGATCGTTTTTCGAATAAGTATATCCCCATTGTTGCTGTTGTCTTAGGAGTTCTTTATGCCTTTTGGGAAGCAGGTGGTGCTACACCTGAAGCTACATTAATTGGATTAAAATACGCACTTCTTGGAATAGGGACAGTCGCAGGTATTAAATATTCGTTAGAACAAAACTTAAAGAAATAA
- a CDS encoding response regulator: MSEIKVLLIEDDPMVLEINKAFIEKVKRFKVIETASNGSEGLKLIKKHRPDLVVLDIYMPEQDGVETLQQIRAEKIQVDVIMITAANDLETIRSMMQNGAFDYIIKPFNFERIEKALKKYRTYHSTMSPSGTATQKDLDNLFYSEIRDVPVSMELPKGLNELTLKQIGSFIKAQTEAKSAEEVAEGIGIARVTARRYLDYLVKNGSIQMDIQYGTVGRPVNRYLLKK, encoded by the coding sequence ATGAGTGAGATAAAGGTTCTATTGATAGAAGATGATCCTATGGTCTTAGAAATAAACAAAGCGTTTATAGAAAAGGTAAAGCGATTTAAGGTAATTGAAACGGCATCAAACGGATCAGAAGGGCTGAAGCTAATAAAAAAACATAGGCCAGACCTCGTTGTTCTTGATATCTACATGCCAGAACAGGATGGTGTTGAGACGCTGCAGCAGATTCGAGCGGAAAAAATTCAGGTAGACGTAATCATGATTACTGCCGCAAATGACTTAGAGACCATTCGTTCTATGATGCAGAACGGTGCGTTCGATTATATTATCAAACCGTTTAATTTTGAGCGCATTGAAAAAGCACTAAAGAAATACAGAACGTATCATTCTACTATGTCTCCATCAGGAACCGCTACACAGAAAGATCTGGATAACCTCTTCTATTCTGAAATACGTGATGTTCCTGTCTCAATGGAACTTCCTAAAGGATTGAACGAGCTTACGTTAAAACAGATCGGCAGCTTTATAAAAGCGCAAACAGAAGCGAAGTCCGCAGAAGAGGTAGCGGAAGGAATTGGCATCGCACGAGTTACAGCTCGAAGGTATCTCGATTATTTAGTGAAGAACGGCTCGATACAAATGGACATTCAGTACGGGACTGTAGGACGACCTGTAAATCGGTACCTTCTTAAAAAATAG
- the dctP gene encoding C4-dicarboxylate transporter DctP yields MKRLFKNLTFQVLTAIAVGVLVGLFWPDFGKQMKPVGDTFINAVKMVIAPIIFLTIVLGIAKMGDMKKVGKVGGKAFIYFEIVTTLALVIGLIVVNVLKPGAGLDFDKLEKGDVSQYTSEEGGKIDWIEFVTHIVPSNMVDAFAKGDILQVLFFSILFGVGLTALGNSGKIIIEFFEKLLNVFFKIVGYIMKAAPLGAFGAMAFTIGNYGLESLVPLGKLMIAVYTTMFFFVFIVLNLICKMYGFSLWKYLKFIKEELLIVLGTSSSESVLPRMMNKMEKFGCSKSVVGLVIPTGYSFNLDGTSIYLSMAVVFLAQVFGIDLSLTQQLTIIAVLMLTSKGAAAVTGGGFIVLASTLTAMQVIPVEGLALLLGVDRFMSEARAIVNLIGNGIATIVVSKSENEFDEGKSEEAIQAMYENRKIAV; encoded by the coding sequence ATGAAAAGGTTATTTAAGAACTTAACGTTTCAGGTATTAACAGCTATCGCAGTAGGTGTTCTAGTTGGACTCTTCTGGCCGGATTTCGGGAAACAGATGAAACCTGTGGGAGATACATTCATTAATGCTGTTAAAATGGTGATCGCGCCGATTATCTTCTTAACGATCGTACTGGGTATCGCGAAAATGGGTGACATGAAGAAGGTAGGTAAGGTCGGAGGTAAAGCCTTCATCTACTTTGAGATTGTTACGACGCTCGCACTCGTTATTGGGTTGATCGTTGTTAACGTGTTAAAACCAGGTGCGGGCTTAGATTTTGATAAACTTGAAAAAGGTGATGTGTCGCAATACACGTCTGAAGAAGGCGGTAAGATCGATTGGATCGAGTTCGTTACACATATCGTTCCTAGCAACATGGTCGATGCATTCGCAAAAGGTGATATTCTGCAAGTGCTATTCTTTTCTATCCTATTTGGTGTTGGACTTACTGCACTTGGAAACAGCGGGAAAATCATTATCGAATTCTTTGAAAAGTTGCTTAATGTCTTTTTCAAGATCGTCGGTTATATCATGAAAGCTGCACCACTTGGAGCTTTCGGTGCAATGGCGTTTACTATTGGAAACTATGGCCTAGAGTCACTTGTACCGCTTGGTAAGTTAATGATTGCGGTTTACACGACGATGTTCTTCTTTGTTTTTATCGTATTGAATCTGATCTGCAAGATGTATGGATTTAGTTTGTGGAAGTATTTGAAATTTATAAAAGAAGAGCTCCTAATTGTACTCGGAACGAGCTCTTCAGAATCTGTTCTGCCACGAATGATGAACAAGATGGAGAAGTTCGGATGCTCGAAGTCTGTTGTTGGTCTTGTCATACCAACCGGATATTCCTTCAACTTAGACGGAACATCCATCTATCTTTCTATGGCAGTCGTCTTTCTAGCTCAAGTATTTGGCATCGATCTTAGTCTCACTCAGCAGCTAACAATCATCGCTGTACTGATGCTAACATCTAAAGGTGCAGCAGCGGTTACAGGCGGTGGATTCATCGTTCTTGCTTCAACGCTTACAGCTATGCAAGTCATTCCTGTTGAAGGATTGGCGCTACTATTAGGAGTTGATCGTTTCATGAGTGAAGCACGTGCAATTGTAAACTTAATCGGAAACGGAATTGCAACGATCGTTGTTTCTAAAAGTGAAAATGAGTTTGACGAAGGTAAAAGTGAAGAAGCGATTCAGGCAATGTATGAAAATAGAAAAATTGCGGTTTAA
- a CDS encoding RNA polymerase sigma factor: MNIQHDLDSKVLNRLLQKDSKALKQMVDSYSTLLFQVALRITGDKRVAEQVLCEVFRELWENPNHYTKIKDKFLSSYLIKLCKIKCVDREEIHITRLLSKKSKNYVANNATI; encoded by the coding sequence ATGAACATACAACATGACCTTGATAGTAAGGTATTAAACCGATTGCTGCAAAAAGATTCCAAAGCCTTAAAACAAATGGTCGATTCATATAGCACACTATTATTTCAAGTTGCTCTCCGAATAACAGGTGATAAGCGAGTGGCTGAGCAGGTTTTGTGCGAAGTATTTCGGGAACTATGGGAAAACCCAAACCATTACACAAAAATAAAAGATAAATTTCTATCCAGTTATTTGATAAAATTATGTAAAATAAAATGCGTAGATCGGGAAGAAATCCACATCACTCGCCTATTGTCGAAAAAGTCGAAAAATTATGTTGCGAATAATGCAACGATCTGA
- a CDS encoding DctP family TRAP transporter solute-binding subunit yields MKSFIGIALILIAGLGVSIWIGFHTKMAEGTLPYDDDQKGIQDQVVIKFSHVVAENTPKGLAAQRFAKRINEKSNGQIKIEVIPNGGLYSDQEELEALQRGDVQMIAPATTKLSTFSPKWQVLDLPYAMPTRESIIKALNGDIGSTLLQSLEEKNMKGLTLWINGFKQITTNDGPVVHPNDLKGQNLRIMPSSVLENQFDQVGAKAIGLDFNDTYRLLESGELNGEENTISNIYSKKFFDVQSHLTISNHGFLGYAVIMNDEFWSNLTKKQQRIITEALDEATSWNQTQSFAMNQEQLALIERNSSIDIHYLTEEEKREWAKIWEPVYREFKSEIGEDLLSKMIKLRNSYKDF; encoded by the coding sequence ATGAAATCTTTCATTGGGATCGCACTGATACTGATAGCGGGTTTAGGAGTATCAATCTGGATTGGTTTTCATACAAAAATGGCCGAAGGAACACTTCCCTATGATGATGATCAAAAAGGCATACAGGACCAAGTTGTCATCAAGTTTAGTCACGTGGTTGCAGAGAATACTCCTAAAGGACTTGCTGCACAGCGTTTTGCAAAACGGATAAACGAGAAATCTAATGGTCAGATTAAAATTGAAGTGATTCCAAACGGTGGACTCTACTCCGATCAAGAAGAACTTGAAGCGCTGCAGCGTGGTGATGTGCAGATGATCGCACCTGCTACGACAAAGCTAAGCACATTTTCACCTAAATGGCAGGTTCTTGATCTTCCTTATGCCATGCCTACTCGTGAAAGTATTATAAAGGCGTTAAACGGAGACATTGGGAGCACGTTGCTTCAATCACTAGAAGAGAAAAATATGAAAGGCCTTACGTTATGGATTAATGGATTTAAACAAATTACAACAAACGACGGGCCGGTCGTTCACCCTAATGATCTAAAAGGGCAAAACCTGCGAATCATGCCTAGTTCTGTGCTTGAGAATCAATTTGATCAAGTTGGAGCTAAAGCAATTGGATTGGATTTTAACGATACGTACCGATTATTGGAATCTGGAGAATTAAACGGTGAGGAGAACACGATCTCTAACATCTATTCTAAAAAATTCTTTGATGTGCAAAGTCACCTTACGATAAGCAATCATGGATTTTTAGGATATGCTGTAATCATGAATGATGAGTTTTGGAGCAATCTTACGAAGAAGCAGCAAAGAATCATAACTGAAGCTTTGGATGAAGCTACTAGCTGGAACCAGACTCAATCTTTCGCGATGAACCAGGAACAGCTTGCATTAATCGAGAGAAACTCTTCGATCGATATTCATTATCTGACAGAGGAAGAAAAAAGAGAGTGGGCGAAGATTTGGGAGCCTGTGTACCGAGAGTTTAAAAGTGAGATTGGAGAAGATTTACTTTCCAAGATGATAAAATTAAGAAATTCATATAAAGACTTTTAA
- a CDS encoding GNAT family N-acetyltransferase: MDLNYEIIPDQKIEVCRQLCNELMKYQQKKAVISPELFDFMNFDTRLVPSVKKAIHNYIVVVKDRNEYVGYVYANISPKEVYRNDFATFFDMNSVQNEAVGCLSQFYIKEKYRQFGVGSKLFSMCMNWLSSFNGVNDYFIFVSNGNDDALSFYQRKGFSSSHEILDGFITVLHSKKVIENEDSITF, from the coding sequence ATGGACTTAAATTACGAGATTATTCCTGATCAAAAGATTGAGGTTTGCCGACAACTCTGCAATGAACTCATGAAATATCAACAAAAAAAAGCGGTAATCAGCCCTGAATTATTTGATTTCATGAACTTCGACACACGCTTGGTCCCATCTGTAAAGAAAGCCATACATAACTACATCGTTGTTGTTAAAGATAGAAATGAGTATGTGGGATATGTGTATGCAAACATTTCTCCTAAAGAAGTGTATCGCAATGATTTCGCGACTTTTTTTGACATGAATTCTGTACAAAATGAAGCAGTCGGGTGCTTATCTCAATTTTATATAAAAGAAAAGTACAGACAATTTGGAGTGGGTTCTAAACTATTTAGTATGTGTATGAACTGGCTCTCTTCTTTTAATGGAGTGAATGATTATTTTATCTTTGTATCCAATGGGAATGATGACGCACTGTCCTTTTATCAACGTAAAGGGTTTTCAAGCAGTCATGAGATATTAGACGGTTTCATTACGGTGCTACACAGTAAGAAAGTAATTGAAAATGAAGATTCTATTACATTTTAG
- a CDS encoding ATP-binding protein — protein MTMKRLPIRTKIMILTFGIVLYAILIGGVVIIGKILDIQEEELGKRAMITSRTVAQLPEVKKYIQINRGWNEIEPVVEKIRIINEADYVVVMDMDHIRYSHPVKDMIGTVSKGSDEGAAFADHTFISKAKGEMGTAVRAFVPIKNDELEQIGVVVVGHVIPGYYEVFHDLTDEMTLILLLVLSFGVIGSYLLARHLKQQMFYLEPHEIVRMFEERTATFHSMHEGVIAIDKEELITIFNEKAKSIFSVSGDVVGKQIREVIPDTRLPEIIELSRPVYNQEIRVSGKVIMSNRVPIKVNNRIVGAVAIFQDRTEVAKMAEELTGVKAFVEALRVQNHEHMNKLHTIAGLLQLGNMKKAMQYVFQISEEKGSLTRFLNQRIKNESLAGLLLSKVGRGKELGIKVVIDNESSLKTFPDQLDQHDFVTIVGNLIENAYDALKGIRDGRIDVSIAQDAEACAILVEDNGCGMSDEVQQHMFERGYTTKGNNGSGIGLYLIRQIVEKGNGEIEVSSHENQGTSVVIVFPMNDRGEEDE, from the coding sequence ATGACGATGAAACGATTACCCATTCGAACAAAAATCATGATCCTAACGTTTGGAATCGTGCTCTATGCCATCCTAATCGGAGGTGTCGTCATTATTGGTAAGATCCTCGATATTCAGGAAGAAGAGCTTGGTAAGCGGGCAATGATTACTTCACGCACCGTTGCACAGCTTCCCGAAGTGAAGAAATACATTCAGATAAATAGAGGCTGGAACGAGATAGAACCAGTCGTTGAAAAGATACGAATCATTAATGAAGCAGATTATGTCGTGGTCATGGACATGGATCATATCCGATATTCTCATCCTGTTAAAGATATGATTGGTACGGTGTCTAAAGGGAGTGATGAAGGTGCAGCCTTTGCTGACCATACGTTTATTTCAAAAGCTAAGGGAGAGATGGGTACAGCTGTAAGGGCTTTTGTTCCCATAAAAAATGATGAGTTGGAGCAGATCGGCGTTGTGGTGGTCGGTCATGTAATCCCAGGATATTATGAAGTGTTTCACGATCTGACAGATGAGATGACTCTCATCCTACTCTTAGTTCTCTCGTTTGGTGTGATCGGTTCCTATCTGTTAGCTCGTCATCTTAAACAGCAGATGTTCTATTTAGAACCGCACGAGATCGTTCGTATGTTCGAAGAGAGGACAGCAACGTTCCACTCTATGCATGAAGGTGTAATCGCTATTGATAAAGAGGAGCTCATCACGATCTTTAATGAAAAAGCAAAAAGCATATTCTCAGTGAGCGGAGACGTTGTTGGAAAACAGATTCGTGAAGTGATACCAGATACGCGTCTTCCTGAAATCATTGAACTGAGTCGTCCTGTTTATAATCAAGAGATTCGTGTAAGTGGAAAAGTTATCATGAGTAACAGAGTGCCAATAAAAGTGAACAACAGAATAGTTGGTGCTGTTGCTATCTTCCAAGATAGGACAGAAGTTGCGAAGATGGCGGAAGAACTAACGGGTGTAAAGGCATTTGTAGAGGCACTACGAGTTCAGAATCACGAACACATGAACAAGCTTCATACGATTGCAGGGCTTCTTCAGTTAGGCAATATGAAAAAAGCGATGCAATATGTATTTCAAATATCAGAAGAAAAAGGTTCACTCACTCGTTTTTTAAATCAAAGAATTAAGAACGAGAGTCTTGCAGGTCTATTGTTAAGCAAAGTGGGACGTGGAAAAGAACTCGGAATAAAAGTGGTGATCGATAATGAGAGCTCCCTCAAAACGTTTCCTGACCAGCTCGATCAGCATGATTTTGTTACGATCGTTGGTAATCTAATAGAGAACGCGTATGACGCCCTTAAAGGGATACGTGATGGCAGGATCGATGTTTCGATCGCGCAGGATGCTGAGGCATGTGCCATATTGGTTGAAGACAACGGTTGCGGGATGAGTGATGAAGTTCAGCAACACATGTTTGAACGAGGATATACGACAAAAGGAAACAACGGGTCTGGTATTGGGTTGTACCTGATTCGTCAGATTGTGGAAAAAGGTAATGGAGAGATAGAAGTATCATCACACGAAAATCAGGGAACAAGCGTTGTAATCGTATTTCCGATGAATGATAGAGGTGAAGAGGATGAGTGA
- a CDS encoding winged helix-turn-helix transcriptional regulator gives MSDEGYKRKEDCPLTFALTLIGSKWRLPIIWALWKNKTIRYNELKRQVEGITNMVLSQSLKEMEKQGLVVRTQYMEIPPRVEYSLTETGEALIPSLKSLAEWGKEMQLTVKNHV, from the coding sequence ATGAGTGATGAAGGTTATAAAAGAAAAGAGGATTGTCCGTTAACATTTGCTCTAACACTAATAGGGAGTAAATGGAGACTTCCGATTATATGGGCACTGTGGAAAAATAAGACGATACGATATAACGAACTAAAGCGTCAGGTAGAAGGAATTACAAACATGGTTTTATCTCAGTCTTTAAAAGAGATGGAAAAACAAGGTCTCGTGGTGCGAACGCAATACATGGAGATACCACCTAGAGTGGAGTATTCATTAACGGAGACAGGAGAAGCTTTAATTCCATCACTAAAGTCTTTAGCAGAATGGGGAAAAGAGATGCAGTTAACGGTCAAAAATCATGTCTGA